In Nematostella vectensis chromosome 3, jaNemVect1.1, whole genome shotgun sequence, the genomic window TAAACATCCAGCTTACACAAGATACCAGATGGCCGCTAGCAAAATATGGCGGACCGATCAACAACCGCGCGAGACTgggccacaggaagcccggcTTATagcaaaaacacaaaacacagTATATTTTTGCTATAATCAGCTATATAACTACATAACTACATCAATTCACAATATTACTATCAGTGGTATCAGAGGTCGAGGGCGACAAAATCTTAAACTCAGACAATCAAGAGTTTAGGATAGCAAGTTCTTTTAGAGTGGATCAAAATACTTGGACATTGACATTAATCTGACCGAGAAGATGAACAAGggaatatatattttcaaaaacaaaatcaaacaaTCAAGAAGATTCCCGCTGAAGGAAAATAATGTGTCCGTTCATAATTATTAACTGAGGGGACCGGAAATGCGTAGCGGGGCCAACTTAGATATTACCCGGCAGTCTGTGCGAGGTTGTTGATGACCTGAGTTCAACCAAATGATTTGTGCGTCAATGGCGGTGAAATAACCGCAAGTTCTCGCTTCACCGCGACTCAGCGATTCGAAAGACGATTTAATATTGTAGCTATATCAATGTGAAAGCTTTAGATTCGACGGAAGCAGCGATGTCGGGCAATATGTACTTGGATCACTATCTCGATGGTAGGCGCCATTTTCGTATGTCCCGCCATTTTTACGGTGACCCGCTATTGTTTGTTGCCATCAACACAGTTTACCATTGCACTTATTGAAAGTCCCGAATCGTAGAATCACATGTTTACCTTAGGTAAACCCAATTGATGGAATATTTTAACAGCTGAGAAGACCGGAGACTATAGAATCCCCTACCGATAGACACACGCGTCGTAATTAGCGTCGAACCTAGGGATTCTATTGCATCCAGTAAGGCGGGAAAAGTATAATACCAGCCGGCACCTGTTTGATTACACTCGGCAAATATCGACTCTACTCACATGCCTTCTTCtgtgaaaacagaaaaaacaTGTGAATTATTATcccatttttttacaatatcaGCAAAACTGGAAAATGTTTGTTCCTTTATCAACTCAAAGCTTCATTCACACAATTTTATTAACAAAGTCTAATTTTACTAAGTAAGTAATAACTTAATAAGTGTTTTAGCCaaattttcagaatttttaaGTTACTTTTGAAAACGTTTAAACTGCCAAAGGCCATTAAAAAGGAAAGAACAGTGAAAATCTCCagaaacaatatttttctttttcctgtaTAGTATCATGACTTTCCATACAGATATAGGTCCTTACAAGAGCTTACAACTACTAAGTTTATATGACAATTGAAAGGGAAGTCAAAATCATGGTTTTTAGTGGAGCTGTTCACTTATGGTAGTTGTCATATTATTCCCTGCACAAACAGAACCCAAATGTGGTTGTGTTCATAATGTATTTTACAGCTAAAAGGAAACAAACTAAACCTCTTCAGTgttttgtaatattttataAACTGTAATTGTCCCAAGCTTTTTCTAAGCAACCAATGTCTATTTGTTTAAGTCACTAGTCTCCTTAAAGAGGTCATTATCCTAGGTTAGGTCCCCAAGAGATCTTTGACtttatttaaaacatttctACTGATAAGTGTTTCCCTGTATAGTGTATTATGTCATATAGGCCTTGATTGAATCTAACTGTTAATACTGTACAAGGCCTGTAGTGTACACATGACTGTGTTTTGAATATGAAGTGACGTTAAGAAATACTtattatctgtttttttttttaccaggcATTGAGACTTTACCATTTGAACTCCAAAGAAACTTCACCCTCATGAAGGAACTGGACCAAAGAGCCCAAGGTAAGTGATATACTTTGATTTAAGTATTGCTACAGATTTGAAGACCAGATGGTCGTGATAGAGTGATCGTGAATGGTACTAAAAGCTGTTAAAGATGGAAAACTACTGCTTCCCTACCTAATGATCTGAATTAGAGAAAAAAGCAGGATATACAGTATTCTTTTCATAGACTGGCATCAATTCCACAGAAGAATAGAATACTCACAGCTGCAAAGTACTAATGCAAACTAATAAGCACTAGTCCCTAGTCTTTGATGAATTACAAGTAGAAAGGATACTTGTTGTGTTTGTGATATCTGTTGTATCTTATTTACATCTGTAAATTCTCTGATTTACTAATATAAAAGTTTTAGTTTGATTACTCAACATACATTGGctggttgttttttttatggcaGTTCTTATGCACTGTACATAGTGTAGTCTGTCTTTTTGCTTACTTAGATTTTATGGCACTGTTAGCAATAAAGTTAATATATGGGAGATCTTACatttacagtggaacctggatatTATGCTACACTTGCTTTCTTAGAAATCCTAAATTCCAGCTTCCACTGTATAAGAAAAGTTCAAGAATTTTAAAAGGCTGCATACTTTGTGTTGATTTTGAGGGCATAAGTTAGGATACTGTAATTTTGTAAACCCTTGTTCAATAAACTGTATTGTATGTTCTGGTTTGTAATGACTTACTGCCAATGACTGGTTCTTGTGGCAGATCTTCTCAAGGAGATAGACAACATGTCTGATAAATACGTAGCTGAAGTACGTAAAATGGACGCTTTACAGAGGACTGACcatttaaagaaaatagaaaatgctTTCTCTAAAAGCAAGGAGTATGTGGATGACAAGGTTCAGCTAGCAATGCAGACATATGAGATGGTAAGCGCTGATGTGAGTCCCAGAGGAGGGGAGCCACCGATTTTGCATTAATCCATGAATGTTTAAATCAAATAATACAATCAAACATTATGATAGGACCATCAACGTTTTCCACTAAACTGTATattcataatttttttctttgtgtgttTACTGCAGGTTGATAAACACATTAGAAAACTTGATCATGACCTTGCAAGATTTGAAGCTGATCTAAAGGAAGAAAGAGCAAAGGAAGCAGGATTATCCTCAGATTATGAAAGTATGTTTGCCCACAAACTAATGCCTATTTGACTTTTTCTGAAACTCTGTTCCAATTCTTGTTATGTTTGGTTGTTTTGGCTAATCATGGATTATTTGTTTCCAGATGACCCAACTCCGCCTAAAAGTAAGTACCAGCCTAGAAGCACGCTAGTTGTGGTCTCCtgccattaaaaaaaacagtaaatatACCATATCTTATCTTGATGTACAAGATCTTGGATGAACACATTCAGAACACCATGCATTGCAAGAAAACATAACATGCATGCCCATAGGCTGCatttggggtggggggggaggggatgccGGTGTGTTTTTCAAGGCATTCCATGAAAAGTCCAAATTAGTCAATAGAAGCTTTGCTTCCACTTAGGCGGGAAGGATATTCTCAGTGTGCACTCGCCTCACATGACACTTCATGTGATTCTAATTCCAACCTGGGCATACTGTATTATGCATGTAAAAACTTTCcataataacaaacaatacTACAATCATTATAGTCCAGCCTTTTTAAATCCTTGTCTATTTTCAGGGGGTAGAGGAAGAAGCAGTAAAAAAGGAGATGGAGAGTCTTCAAAGAAGAAGAGAAAGTAGGGCAACTTAACAATACCCCTAGATATAAGGGAAACTTAACTGTAATTCAAAATTCATATGCACCTTTAAACTTCTAACTTCAGAAGAAATAGATtcataaaacaaacacattaCAAAACGAATCCACAGTTATTCACCTTGCCTACAAATCATATTTCTCAATATTTAATAGCTCACATAAAAGATAACATATTATTTTTACCAAGGGGTCTTGGATCTTATTGTCTAATAAATATGTGGCatggttgttgttgctgctgcagACGTGAGTCAAGTCCCGTTAAGCTTGGTCTACCAGGACAAACCTTGTTTTCACCTGAGGTGGTGCAAGTTCTAGACATGCCCGTTGACCCCAATGAGCCGACATACTGCATCTGTCACCAGGTACAGTCAGCTTAGCCACAGGCCCATTGCTAGGGGAGCACAGAATGTGTGTGTACCCCCTCATCTGTCATCAGGTACACCCTCTAGTCAGTATAGCCACAGGCCCATTGCTAGGGGAGCACAGAATGTGTGTGTACCCCCTCATCTGTCATCAGGTACACCCTCTAGTCAGTATAGCCACAGGCACATTGCTAGGGGAGCACAGAATGTGTGTGTACCCCCTCATCTGTCATCAGGTACACCCTCTAGTCAGCATAGCCACAGGCCCGTTGCTAGGGGAGCACAGAATGTGTGTGCACCCCCTCATCTGTCATCAGGTACACCCTCTAGTCAGCATAGCCACTGGCACACAGctggggggtgcacagggtgagTGTGTATCCCCTCATCTGTCATCAGGTACACCCTCTAGTCAGCATAGCCACAGGCACACAGctggggggggtgcgcagggggTGTGTGTACCCCCTCATCTGTCATCAGGTACACCCTCTAGTCAGCATAGCCACAGGCCCATTGCTAGGGGAGCACAGAATGTGTGTGTACTCTCTCATCTGTCATCAGGTACACCCTCTAGTCAGCATAGCCACAGGCACACAGCTGGGGGGAGCACAGAATGTGTGTGTACCCCCTCATCTGTCATCAGGTTCACCCTCTAGTCAGCATAGCCACAGGCACACagctggggggggggtgcgcagggggTGTGTGTACCCCCTCATCTGTCATCAGGTACACCCTCTAGCCAGTATAGCCACAGGCACATTGTTAGGCTGTTTGCAGGGTGTCGTGTACCCCCTCATCTACTCCTCTTAACCTACCTTCTAATTTTTCCCATCTGATGCATCTGCAAACACCCCAACTTTGTACAAGTTGTCATAAGCTAGCTGACACACCcagcattttttattaatatttctTTAAACTCTTTGTCAAAGGTATCTTATGGGGAGATGATCGGCTGTGATAACATGGAGGTAAGATGAACATCACCATTGCACCCTTTCCACCTCCCCCAGACCCCCTACCCCTCCTGCCAGGTTCAGCGATGCCAAGAACCCCTCACCAATCTGCCAGGTTCAGCGATGCCGAGAGAAGTGCCATTTACTCTTGTCAAATATCCCATTAAATGTTTTCCCTGCCCTTTCTGCCAGGTACAGTAATGATGAAAAAAGTGCcactttttcttgtttagagTCACATTGAATGGTTCCCACACCCCTTCTGTGGGCATACCCCTTCTGTGAGCAATGCTGATTAAAGTGCCATTTTCTCTTGTCTAGTGTCCCATTGAATGGTTTCATTTCCCTTGTGTTGGACTGGTGGCCAAGCCCAAAGGAAAGTGGTAAGTCAAACAATTGTGTTAAGGATAAGTAATATCAAGGAAGACATGCCTGCATACTGTTTACTCACAAGAAGACCTAGGGTGGGGTTAAAGCAAGGCTGAATCAGGGGCGAGAGGGGGATGTTTGCATTGGGTAGATATATGAATTTTTCCTTCTCATGTCCATTTTCTAGTTTATCCACCTCCTTTTATAGAGTTTGTACCCTCCCTTTCCTTTGGCTGGATTTTTTCATGGGGAAAACACACCCCAATttaatactgtatgtgtgaTTGGTGCAAGACTTTTCTTGTACATTCTAAAAGGCCCATGCTGTAGGCCCTATGCCACTTCATAAATGTTCATTTATGAACTTGTatcatttctttgtttttgtctttaagGTACTGTCCAAAATGCTCTCAAGACAGAAAGAAGAAATAGCACCTCATTTTCCACATAGGCATTAGGTCAAAGGGTGGACCACTCCTGACAAGTGATGGTCTGCTTTGGATCACTTGGTAGAAATTAAGCACCTTTGTCCAAGTTCTCACACAGAAAATATTTGTAGAAATAATGATAGAAAACTGTACATTATTTCACCCTCTTAGACACCACAAGTTTTATTACATACGGCTAAGGCACCAGACATAAAGGACTGTAAATAATAATCAATCATTCTTCTTACGAATTTTACGGTGTTGGGTAAGGCTGTACAAAAGCAACCTGGATTCATACTTGTCTAAAGTATTTATAAGAATTATGTGCGTTTTTCTTAGAATTCTGAAATTAACTAGTTTTGCTACTTTTGCAGCAAACAAATTTGACCGTTCTCTCCTCCACAAAAGGTTTTTATCGAATTTTACCTTTACCCAAATCATCGTTATTATTACAATTATGtctacatttttgtttgtaaaaaagaaagttcactttattgttaattttaaagtagttattatattataataaaGCAAAGTTTAACATGCCAGCAATGTTTAAATGCGTTTTGATTCGTTAACTGGGTACAAAAGCTTTACAAAATCTCAATGGAAATTTGACTGCTTTCACAGTCCCTAGGTGGTACCCCTTCACGCCGTCCTtgtgctactgtgtgcctctggcagccgccattttgtcatcctagcaaagtaccaagtgtgagaaagcatccattttcatcgtTTGATTTGGGGGGGCTGTTGCAACATTTTCGATAATAAGAtattagatggttattttgagatGTCCTCTCATATTTTGtcttacaataaatataataatattggtTTAAAGCAATAATTAAGGTGTGCCTGACAGGGGGCTTACACTTCACTTTAATAAATTGCGCAACCTATTGTACAATATGTCAATGCGCAGCGCAGTGCCGAGTCTAAAGGGGTTACAGTTTCTCATTTGCAAACTTTTTAATCTAGATAGAATGCGATGGTGCTGAAAGCTTGAAATTATGGATAAAACAAGTGATTCTCAGGTGATaattttcaagatggcggcaatCAAAGCTTGTGAGATGCAATCAAAGCTTGTGAGATTAGGAAGTGCGCAAAGACTCTTGGGTACGATGTTGCGCAACTCGGGACGACGAAAAAAAgaacagttgcattttataACTAATGATTCACGAAAATACATACAAATTAATGTCAACAACTGTAGCGAGCCTGGCTCAGGGCTGCCAGCGAAACGCGAAATTTAATGGgattaaaaaaagtgaaaacgcATATCACTTTACAAAAGTAGCAAAGAACTACAGTACTTTtaaacgtgttttttttttctggtttcATGCTCCCCAGTTCGAAGAACGCAAATGATTGTCATTACCTGCTAGCGGTGCTCGCAGGCTCACACAGGACGCATGCACGCATACAGGTACCAGGCATGTgggatgtgacgtcacactACCCCGCACAATGGCGCGGTAGTAACGttcaacttaaaaaaaaactttttctcAACATGTGAGAAACGATTGGACTATAAATAAGCTATTTGAAATTGGCCTACTCTAACAACTCTCTAGGATCATTCATGGCTCTTCACCGAGTGGAAAATGGGCATACTCCGGTGTTGTTTATGTAATTGAAAGCCGCTTGATGGTGAATGCTTGGCAGAGCGGCTTTGGGGTTTCCTGCTATGAGGAAGTACCGTGGCTGCAGGCTACAGAGAAAAATCGGACTGGCTATAGTTCTGGTCATTCTAGTGTGCTATATCGTGTGTTTAGTTACGCATTCAAATGGGTTTAGAGAAAACACGAAGCGGAGTGGGGACGCTGACCTCTTAGAAAAACCTTACAGGTAAActatgttgttattgttgtttattGTCTGCTTAAAGTCTTGATCTAGACGACATAACGGGACAGGGTTGGCGAGGGCTCGCACCATTAATTTTGTTTCGACTTTGGGGTTAGGGGAAAAAGAAGATTAAAAACTGAAAGCTCATAAGAATCAGACCACATAAAAAGGTGCCCGACAAGTTTTTCGAAAATTGCTAGCCGCTACGTCTACAATACGCCAGGCTTCTTTGTTGGAATAAATTTGAAACAATGATATAATCGTTTGCGAAGCATTACAAAAAAGCAAGTGAAATGTATAGGACATAAGGAATAATGTGAAAATGTGCTCCTAGGTTTCCACTGTCTCACAGCTGGGCTTGGcacgatgacgtcattcaTATCAATGACCTGGCCCCAGATCACGCCGTGTCAGCCCGAGCTGTACAAGATCGTATCTCCCCGCTGCCTGGTAACGAGTCCAAGTCCCCCTCTGTCTCGCAATACGGCGCGGAGTATGGGACGGGACCGGGGGGTAACGTGTTTGCTCTGGAGGGCGTGGAGGACTATATACTGAGTCGTGACAATCGCGAGCCGCAGAAACTCCAAACGGCTCAGCTAATCAAAAGgtaaggcaaaaaaaaaaaaaaagaagacacTCGCATACGCGCCCACTGAATCCCTGACTTACACAAACTGGCCTTCCCCTAGGACAACCCGTCATTTACATGCAGTGCTGTACACATAGCCAACGTGAGTGAAAGGTTTGTCTTTCGGTGTATCGGAGGGGTATTTTTTATGCTTCTTTTTGCATATTTGACTTGACCCTCTCCTGGTTTCCGTGTGTTCTGTGGACCATGGACTGCGTCAACTGAAGTATAACGAGGTGTGATGTAATGCTATAATGGCCCCAGTATGCACAAAGCACAACACATAAATTTTTACTATATTCGTAACGTCTGAATGATGAACCAATACAGTGAGCTTCGTATAAATCTAAGAAAACGTATTAGTTACTAACGCCAGACTGTCGGGGTTCCATTCTTTGAATATTACTCCAAAGCAACTGCAACAATTACCCTGCTAGCAAGCtgagctttcttcctgtttggTCCAATCGGTTCACTTAGCCGTGTCGCGACTCTGTTCTTTCCTGTTCTCgttagaaacaaacaggaagaaagcttCTAGCAGGGTACAACAATTCGCACTAAGGCAAATGGATAATATagttattttcattaaaacaCTCTTATGACAGACGTGCGTGCCAATAACAGTAACTGTACTTTTTGTATTGAAGGATCGAACGCTGCACTTACCCGATACAAAACGTCTTA contains:
- the LOC5509026 gene encoding inhibitor of growth protein 4 produces the protein MSGNMYLDHYLDGIETLPFELQRNFTLMKELDQRAQDLLKEIDNMSDKYVAEVRKMDALQRTDHLKKIENAFSKSKEYVDDKVQLAMQTYEMVDKHIRKLDHDLARFEADLKEERAKEAGLSSDYENDPTPPKRGRGRSSKKGDGESSKKKRKRESSPVKLGLPGQTLFSPEVVQVLDMPVDPNEPTYCICHQVSYGEMIGCDNMECPIEWFHFPCVGLVAKPKGKWYCPKCSQDRKKK